Proteins encoded within one genomic window of Halorussus salilacus:
- the tmcA gene encoding tRNA(Met) cytidine acetyltransferase TmcA — MTLAEVAAALREEARATDERRLLVLAGDRDACYRAADRALDASGVERAATTLVGTGSLDCERVGPKRADRLLGTTRECVVLDCHADFRPNAVGRVVGAADGGGLFVILMPALDEFPDRRTDFDETLAVPPVTLGDVTGRFRRRFVGTLRAHPGVAIVSVDEGGEETIERDGLTRPAPRLSTADEAPRLPDDRAFPDAAYDACLTGDQIAVVRDLEALREDGTAAVVEADRGRGKSSAAGIAAGALAAEGGDVLVTAPEYRSSREVFVRAAALLESLGREVETDGDPPREIRLCDGTGGRVRFEKPTAAADLPGDPDVVFVDEAAALSVRLLERFLDARRVAFATTVHGYEGAGRGFAVRFRDRLAESDHEVVETRLDEPIRYAAGDPVEAWAFRALLLDARPPVEGVVAGATPDSVEYRDFSPDDLLADETLLREAFGLLVLAHYRTEPDDLARLLDAPNLAVRALVREGPATGGDHVVAVALLAREGNLPADVREHMYEGGRVRGNMLPDVLTSQLRDEEAGVPEGLRVMRIAVHHAVRSSGLGSRLLAAVRGEFADDLDWLGVGYGATPELLRFWRENGYRAVQLSTTRNDTSGEYSALMLDPLNGKGADLHDRHARWFASRVASMLADPLRDADPDVVRELLRSVDAEVDLDLSPWDWRAVAASAYGPGLYDAAPRPFRRVALKHFVESGGSAGADPPLSAREERLLVRKVLQGHPWPRVADELGFHSAGQCMRALGDAYEPLVDRYGDESAVAEKRRYTD, encoded by the coding sequence ATGACCCTCGCCGAGGTCGCCGCCGCGCTCCGCGAGGAGGCCCGAGCGACCGACGAGCGACGCCTCCTCGTCCTCGCTGGCGACCGCGACGCCTGCTACCGGGCGGCCGACCGCGCGCTCGACGCCAGCGGCGTCGAGCGCGCGGCCACCACCCTCGTCGGCACCGGGAGCCTCGACTGCGAGCGGGTCGGCCCGAAGCGCGCCGACCGCCTGCTCGGGACGACCCGCGAGTGCGTCGTCCTCGACTGCCACGCCGACTTCCGACCGAACGCGGTGGGGCGAGTCGTCGGCGCGGCCGACGGCGGCGGCCTGTTCGTCATCCTGATGCCCGCGCTCGATGAGTTCCCCGACCGCCGGACCGACTTCGACGAGACGCTCGCGGTGCCGCCCGTGACCCTCGGCGACGTGACCGGGCGGTTCCGGCGGCGGTTCGTCGGGACCCTGCGCGCCCACCCCGGCGTCGCCATCGTGAGCGTGGACGAGGGGGGCGAGGAGACCATCGAGCGCGACGGCCTGACTCGACCAGCGCCGCGGCTCTCGACCGCCGACGAAGCGCCGCGGCTGCCCGACGACCGCGCGTTCCCCGACGCGGCCTACGACGCCTGTCTCACGGGCGACCAGATAGCTGTCGTCCGGGACCTCGAAGCCCTGCGCGAGGATGGGACCGCCGCGGTCGTGGAGGCCGACCGCGGCCGGGGGAAGTCGAGCGCCGCGGGCATCGCGGCCGGGGCGCTCGCGGCGGAAGGCGGGGACGTGCTGGTCACCGCCCCGGAGTATCGGAGTTCGCGCGAGGTGTTCGTCCGAGCGGCGGCGCTGTTGGAGTCGCTCGGCCGCGAGGTAGAGACCGACGGCGACCCGCCCCGAGAAATCCGTCTGTGCGACGGGACCGGCGGCCGGGTTCGCTTCGAGAAACCGACCGCGGCCGCCGACCTTCCGGGCGACCCCGACGTGGTCTTCGTCGACGAGGCCGCCGCGCTCTCGGTCCGTCTGCTCGAACGCTTCCTCGACGCGCGCCGGGTCGCGTTCGCCACGACCGTCCACGGCTACGAGGGCGCGGGCAGGGGCTTCGCGGTCCGGTTCCGCGACCGACTCGCAGAGAGCGACCACGAGGTGGTCGAGACCCGACTCGACGAACCCATCCGGTACGCCGCGGGCGACCCCGTCGAGGCGTGGGCGTTCCGCGCGCTCCTGCTCGACGCGCGGCCGCCGGTCGAGGGGGTCGTCGCAGGTGCAACTCCGGATTCGGTCGAGTACCGCGACTTCTCGCCCGACGACCTCCTCGCCGACGAGACGCTCCTCCGGGAGGCGTTCGGGCTGCTCGTGTTGGCCCACTACCGGACCGAGCCCGACGACCTCGCGCGGTTGCTGGACGCGCCCAACCTCGCGGTCCGGGCACTGGTCCGCGAGGGCCCCGCGACCGGCGGTGACCACGTCGTCGCGGTGGCGCTACTGGCCCGCGAGGGCAACCTCCCCGCGGACGTACGCGAACACATGTACGAGGGCGGGCGCGTCCGAGGGAACATGCTCCCTGACGTGCTGACCTCCCAGCTCCGCGACGAGGAGGCGGGCGTCCCCGAGGGCCTGCGGGTGATGCGCATCGCGGTCCACCACGCAGTCCGGTCGAGCGGGCTCGGCTCGCGCCTGCTCGCAGCGGTCCGCGGGGAGTTCGCCGATGACCTCGACTGGCTCGGGGTCGGCTACGGCGCGACCCCAGAGCTCCTGCGGTTCTGGCGCGAGAACGGCTACCGCGCGGTCCAGCTCTCGACCACCAGAAACGACACGAGCGGCGAGTACTCCGCGCTCATGCTCGACCCCCTGAACGGGAAGGGAGCGGACCTCCACGACCGCCACGCCCGGTGGTTCGCCTCCCGAGTCGCGTCGATGCTCGCCGACCCCCTGCGCGACGCCGACCCCGACGTGGTCCGGGAACTCCTCCGGTCGGTCGACGCCGAGGTCGACCTCGACCTCTCTCCGTGGGACTGGCGCGCGGTCGCCGCCAGCGCCTACGGACCGGGCCTCTACGACGCCGCGCCCCGGCCGTTCCGCCGGGTCGCGCTCAAGCACTTCGTCGAGAGCGGCGGGTCGGCGGGAGCCGACCCGCCGCTCTCGGCGCGCGAGGAGCGCCTGCTGGTCCGGAAGGTCCTGCAGGGTCACCCGTGGCCTCGCGTCGCCGACGAACTCGGGTTCCACTCGGCGGGCCAGTGCATGCGGGCGCTCGGCGACGCCTACGAGCCGCTGGTCGACCGCTACGGCGACGAGTCGGCGGTGGCCGAGAAACGGCGGTACACCGATTAG
- a CDS encoding GNAT family N-acetyltransferase, translating to MPGPVYLSGERVELRVTEREDVEFLQRARSDPDLRTPLTFTEPRTREQVEAFYENTISADNGDANFLICPAGGDDPVGEANLFRVEDDHAEVAYWLLPEARGEGYATEAASLLVEYAFETRGLRRAYARVVDFNEGSRTLLDRLGFSEEGRLRDHVFLDGAYRDVLFYGLLREEWDERDEWTEA from the coding sequence ATGCCCGGCCCCGTCTATCTCTCCGGCGAGCGCGTCGAGCTCCGAGTCACCGAGCGCGAGGACGTGGAGTTCCTCCAGCGCGCGCGGAGCGACCCGGACCTCCGGACGCCGCTGACGTTCACCGAACCCCGGACCCGCGAGCAGGTCGAAGCGTTCTACGAGAACACGATTTCGGCCGACAACGGCGACGCGAACTTCCTGATCTGTCCGGCGGGAGGCGACGACCCCGTGGGCGAGGCCAACCTCTTTCGGGTCGAGGACGACCACGCCGAGGTGGCCTACTGGCTCCTGCCGGAGGCCCGCGGCGAGGGGTACGCGACCGAGGCCGCCTCGCTACTGGTCGAGTACGCGTTCGAGACCCGGGGTCTCCGGCGCGCGTACGCCCGCGTGGTCGATTTCAACGAGGGGTCCCGAACGCTGTTGGACCGACTCGGCTTCTCCGAGGAGGGACGCCTGCGCGACCACGTCTTCCTCGACGGCGCGTATCGCGACGTGCTGTTCTACGGCCTGCTCCGCGAGGAGTGGGACGAGCGGGACGAGTGGACCGAAGCGTAG
- the rpl7ae gene encoding 50S ribosomal protein L7Ae produces MPVYVNFDVPADLQDSAVEALEVARDTGTVKKGTNETTKAVERGNAELVYIAEDVQPEEIVMHLPELADEKGIPFVFVDTQDDIGHAAGLEVGSAAAAITDSGEADDDVEDIASKVEDLR; encoded by the coding sequence ATGCCAGTGTACGTAAACTTCGACGTCCCAGCCGACCTCCAAGACAGCGCCGTCGAGGCGCTCGAGGTCGCCCGAGACACCGGAACCGTCAAGAAAGGAACCAACGAGACGACCAAGGCGGTCGAGCGCGGCAACGCCGAGCTCGTCTACATCGCCGAGGACGTTCAGCCCGAGGAGATCGTGATGCACCTGCCCGAACTCGCCGACGAGAAGGGCATCCCCTTCGTCTTCGTCGACACGCAGGACGACATCGGTCACGCCGCCGGGCTGGAGGTCGGGAGCGCCGCCGCGGCCATCACCGACTCCGGCGAGGCCGACGACGACGTGGAGGACATCGCCAGCAAGGTCGAGGACCTTCGGTGA
- a CDS encoding 30S ribosomal protein S28e, with product MSAEETEEEGSTPAEVIEIVGKTGMHGEAMQVKCRIREGENQGRIITRNCLGPVREGDVLQLRETAREADSIGGQ from the coding sequence ATGAGCGCAGAAGAGACCGAAGAAGAAGGCTCCACGCCCGCCGAAGTGATCGAAATCGTCGGCAAGACGGGGATGCACGGCGAGGCCATGCAGGTCAAGTGCCGCATCCGCGAGGGCGAGAACCAGGGCCGCATCATCACGCGGAACTGCCTGGGCCCCGTCCGCGAGGGCGACGTGTTGCAACTGCGCGAGACCGCCCGCGAAGCCGACTCCATCGGAGGCCAATAA
- a CDS encoding 50S ribosomal protein L24e: MPQTRECDFCGSDIEPGTGTMFVRTDGTTIHFCSAKCEKNADLGREPRNLEWTEEGGSGDGERIEESE; this comes from the coding sequence ATGCCCCAGACCCGAGAGTGTGACTTCTGCGGGTCGGACATCGAGCCCGGCACGGGAACGATGTTCGTCCGCACCGACGGCACGACCATCCACTTCTGCTCCGCGAAGTGCGAGAAGAACGCCGACCTCGGGCGCGAGCCCCGCAACCTCGAATGGACCGAGGAGGGCGGTTCCGGGGACGGCGAACGGATAGAGGAGAGCGAGTGA
- the ndk gene encoding nucleoside-diphosphate kinase: MSETERTFVMVKPDGVQRGLIGEIVSRFEDRGLKLVAGKFMQIDDELAHEHYGEHEGKPFFEGLVDFITSGPVFAMVWEGQDATRQVRTMMGETDPAESDPGTIRGDYGLDLGRNVIHGSDHEDPGANEREIDLFFDEEELVDYERIDETWLYE; this comes from the coding sequence ATGAGCGAGACCGAGCGCACCTTCGTCATGGTCAAGCCCGACGGCGTCCAGCGCGGCCTCATCGGCGAGATCGTCTCCCGCTTCGAGGACCGCGGCCTGAAGCTCGTCGCCGGGAAGTTCATGCAGATCGACGATGAACTGGCCCACGAACACTACGGCGAACACGAGGGCAAGCCCTTCTTCGAGGGGCTCGTGGACTTCATCACGTCCGGCCCCGTCTTCGCCATGGTGTGGGAGGGTCAGGACGCGACCCGACAGGTCCGCACCATGATGGGCGAGACCGACCCCGCCGAGTCCGACCCGGGAACCATCCGGGGCGACTACGGCCTCGACCTCGGTCGGAACGTCATCCACGGTTCGGACCACGAGGACCCGGGCGCGAACGAGCGCGAGATCGACCTGTTCTTCGACGAGGAGGAACTGGTCGACTACGAGCGCATCGACGAGACGTGGCTGTACGAGTGA
- a CDS encoding methyl-accepting chemotaxis protein: MSSSATGLGGDDGRAMATDRLVPEEFATDDDREPTTAQLRRQRDFYRHLFREVVEAFPHPVGVVDEQGVVAHWNEGLADLVRIPASEAVGEQAYDVVGTEGEDEVLSEKVARLGETIVEDRVRTGRTPEGDLWAVEGAGFPLTAPDGHTVGALQVNTVVTDIVERNRDLGALHSRITDEVATATEQLRSSLTETADHSEAIRETTVEQSDRLADIHDELATVSDESDAVADRARQIDERGDAIRGDTERSEEAVANVVETLDRAVEAAETVRENAADLEDRADEITSVTDTIADIAEQTNLLALNANIEAARVADSTADAGGFEVVADEVKELAERSRSEAERVGEQVEAVRETIGSTVENVRSLDEDLDAAVDETRDLETTQTAISRNVREVAGELTAVADAVDDHAGRMASLESEVADFADRTETVAERTGEIADATTEQTETVRGLDEAVKEVAEELDRKDLEIEV, encoded by the coding sequence ATGTCAAGTAGTGCCACGGGACTCGGTGGGGACGACGGGCGGGCGATGGCGACCGACCGCCTCGTCCCCGAGGAGTTCGCGACCGACGACGACCGGGAGCCGACCACCGCACAGCTCCGCCGCCAGCGGGACTTCTACCGGCACCTCTTCCGGGAGGTGGTCGAGGCGTTCCCTCACCCGGTGGGCGTGGTCGACGAGCAAGGGGTCGTCGCCCACTGGAACGAGGGGCTGGCCGACCTCGTCCGGATACCCGCCAGCGAGGCGGTGGGCGAGCAGGCCTACGACGTGGTCGGGACCGAGGGCGAAGACGAGGTGCTCTCGGAGAAGGTCGCCCGACTCGGCGAGACCATCGTCGAGGACCGGGTCCGGACCGGCCGGACGCCCGAGGGCGACCTCTGGGCGGTCGAGGGCGCGGGCTTCCCCCTGACCGCGCCCGACGGGCACACCGTCGGCGCGCTCCAGGTCAACACGGTCGTGACCGACATCGTCGAGCGCAACCGCGACCTCGGCGCGCTCCACTCGCGAATCACCGACGAGGTCGCGACCGCGACCGAGCAACTCCGGTCGTCGCTCACGGAGACCGCAGACCACAGCGAAGCCATCCGGGAGACGACGGTCGAGCAGTCCGACCGACTCGCCGACATCCACGACGAACTGGCGACCGTCAGCGACGAGAGCGACGCCGTGGCCGACCGCGCCCGCCAGATCGACGAGCGCGGCGACGCCATCCGCGGGGACACCGAACGCAGCGAGGAGGCGGTGGCGAACGTCGTCGAGACGCTCGACCGCGCGGTCGAGGCCGCCGAGACGGTCCGGGAGAACGCCGCCGACCTCGAAGACCGGGCCGACGAGATCACGAGCGTCACCGACACCATCGCCGACATCGCCGAGCAGACCAACCTGCTCGCGCTCAACGCCAACATCGAGGCCGCGCGGGTCGCCGACTCGACCGCCGACGCGGGGGGATTCGAGGTCGTCGCCGACGAGGTCAAAGAGCTCGCCGAGCGCTCCCGGTCGGAGGCCGAGCGGGTCGGCGAGCAGGTCGAGGCCGTCCGAGAGACCATCGGGAGCACGGTCGAGAACGTCCGGTCGCTCGACGAGGACCTCGACGCGGCGGTCGACGAGACCCGGGACCTCGAAACCACCCAGACAGCCATCAGCCGGAACGTCCGGGAGGTCGCGGGCGAACTGACCGCGGTGGCCGACGCGGTCGACGACCACGCGGGGCGCATGGCGTCGCTGGAGTCGGAGGTGGCCGACTTCGCCGACCGAACCGAGACGGTGGCCGAGCGCACCGGCGAGATCGCCGACGCGACGACCGAGCAGACCGAGACGGTCCGGGGGCTGGACGAGGCCGTTAAGGAGGTCGCCGAAGAACTCGACCGGAAGGACCTCGAAATCGAGGTGTAG